The genomic DNA GACGTAATCAATCCGGTTTTGATCGTGAATCTTGCCGTCAACGAGCCGGTCGTCAAACGCAGCCCCGTTTTCTGTGATGAAGATCGGCAGGTCCGTATACTCGGCCCGCAAGCGGCGGATCAAGTCCTTGAATTCACTTGGAGCGATATCCCAGCCCATGCCGGTCTTGTCATAATCCGAGTAGGCGTCTTTGTGTAAGAAGTCACTCGCGGCACTGAACTCAACCAGGTTCCGGCTGTAGAAGTTGATCCCGAAGAAATCACATGGTGTCGAAATCGTCGCGAGGTCTCCCGCGTGGATGAAGTCGTACGTATGGACGTATTTCGAGAACAGATTCATCATGTCGACCGGATACTGTCCTTTGAAGATCGGATCAAGGAACCAACGATTCGCATAGCCGTCGGCATTGTTCATCGCGATCTGATCGTTGACGGAATCCGTTTTCGCGTACTTCGGTGCCAAATTCAATGTGATGCCGATCGGCGTCGCTGAATTGAACTCCCCTTTCAGCATCTCGACCGCTTTTCCGTGTGACAACAGCATATGGTGAACGGCCCGGACGGCTTCATTCATGTCCGTGTGACCCGGTGCATGCTGACCGAGGTGGTAGCTCAAGAAGCCGGCACACCATGGTTCGTTGTGCGTAATCCACGAGTCGACGATATCGTCGAGTTCTTCGAAGCAGACACGGGCGAAGTCGAGGAACCAGTCGACCGACTCACGGTTGACCCAGCCGCCTTCTTCGTGCGCCCACATCGGAAGATCCCAGTGATAGAGTGTGACAGCCGGTTTGATGCCTTCTTCCTGGAGACGTGTTGCCAGTGTCTTGTAGAATGCCATCCCTTCCGGATTGAACTGCCCTTTACTCGGGAAGATCCGTGGCCAGGCAATCGAGAAGCGGTACGTGTCGACACCTAACTTTTTGATGTGTTGAATATCTTCCTCAAAACGGTGGTAATGGTCGCAGGCGACATCCCCGTTATGTTTTTCAAAAACTTTTCCGTCCGTATCGCAGAATGTATCCCAAATCGACGGGGTACGACCACCCTCGTCGTGTGCGCCTTCGATTTGGTACGAGGACGTCGCCGTCCCGAAGACGAAGTTCGGTGCAAATTTCATAGATGTAAGCTCCTTTACCAGTTTATTCTTTCACGGCACCAGCTGAGATGCTGCTGACAATGTATTTCGAGAGGAACAGGAAGGCGATCATGATCGGTACGACGGAAATCGCGATTCCGAGATAGAGCGAACCGAGGTTTTCGGCGACTTGTGATCCTTTGAGGAAGCCCATCAAGACCGGCAACGTATACTTTTCCGGTGAGAAGAGCAGGACGAGCGGCATGATGTAGTTGTTCCATGAACCGATGAACGTAAAGATCGACATCGTGGCGATTGCCGGCATCATCATCGGCAAAGCAATCGTGTGGAAAATCCGCATCTCACTCGCGCCGTCCATCCGTGCTGCCTCAATCAAACTCGGGTGCATGACCGTCTGCAGATACTGACGGACAAAGAACACGGTGAACGGACTGGCAATCGCCGGAACGATCAACGGGATGAAGCTGTCGAGTAGACCTAAGTTCTTACTGAGTTCGTAGAACCCGATCAATCCGAGTTGTCCCGGAATCATCATCATGACGAGCATGAAGACGAACAGGACGTTTTTTCCTTTGAACTGGTAGAAGGCAAATCCGAATGCAGTCATCGCCGAGAAATATCCCGATAGGACGGTGACGAGGACGGCGATGATCAGACTGTTCTTGAAGCCGGACCAGATGTTGACGTAAGAGCTTAAAGCGGCATAGTTTTCAGCGAGCGAGTTCCCGGGAATCAATGAGAAACCGGATAACACTTCTTCGTTCGAACGGGTCGCGTTGATGATCATCATCAAAAACGGAATGATACAGGCGATCGTCAAGGCAATCAGTCCGACGTAGATCAGACTTTTCCCGAACCAGGCTTTTTTCTGCTTCGGTGGTGGTGTCAATTTCAGCGGACGTTCTGAACGTTCCGGTTGATCTTCCGTTTGTGGCACGATCCGACGTGCTTCTGCATTTCGTTCCATCGGTCAGGCTCCTTTCGCTGAACGTTCTTTTCGGAACATCCCTTTGAAGACGATGATTGAAAAGACGAGCGTGATGGCAAACAATCCGTATGCGACAGCAGCGGCGTAGCCATAGTTGTTGTATTTAAAGGCTTGGTTGTAGAGATACAAGACCATCGTGTTCAGGGCACCATCCGGCGCACCGACACCGTCCGTGATCAACATCGGTAAGTCGAACAATTGCAGTCCGCCGATCAGTGACGTGATCATGATGTAGAGCAGGATTGGTTTTAAGAGCGGCAACGTGATCCGTGAGAAGATTTGCCAGCGGGTCGCACCGTCAATCAGTGCCGCTTCGAAATAATCCTTCGAGATGCCAGATACACCCGCCATGACGACGATGAACGAGTGACCAAGCCACATCCAGGTCAGGATGAGGGAGACGGAAATCTGTGCTGTGACCGGTTGTGTCAACCAGTTGATCGGCTCCGAGATCAAACCGATTTTCATCAGCATCATGTTCAGTGAACCATGCTGCCAGTCGAGCAGGATGCCGAACAATAAGGCAACAGAGCTAATCGTGATCAAGTTCGGCAGATAGAACGTCGCGCGGAAAAAGGCGAGACCTTTGAGCTTAAGCTGTAAATCCGAGAAAAGTAAGGCGAGCATCAACGCTCCCCCGATTTGCAGGATGAAGTTCAGCCCCCAAATCTTGATCGTATTGAAGAATGCTTCAATGAAGTACGTATCTCCGAGCAAACGCGTATAGTTCGCGAGTCCGACGAGTTGTTCGCCTTCTGCGCCTGTGTAGTTGGTGAAACTGTAATAGAACGTCAAGGCAACCGGGTAGATGCTGAAGATCAAGAAGACGATCCAAAACGGTGCGATGAACAGATAACCATGGCGATCAAGTTTTTTCACAGGTCAAACCCCTTTCTTAAATAAGAAAAGGTGAAGCGAGGATCGCCCCACCTAGACTCCTTATTCCGGTACTTTAACGTCCGGATACGCATTTTTGACTTTTTTGTAGAATTCAGCAAGTGCTTCGTCTTTCGACTTTTTGCCTTGGACATATTCCATGACTGATGCACCGTACAATGTGTCAAGCTGTTGGTCGTACTTCGTCACGATTCCCGGTGTGATCTTGTCTGCTTGATCGAGGAAGAACTCGTAGTTGTTCTGTCCGCCGAGGAACTCATCTTTGAAGTCGGTTTTGATTTTGTCCGTAACCGGTTTGTAAGCGAGGACGTCGCCTGTTTCTTTCGCCCAATCCGTCAGGAATTCTTCGTCTTGCGTCATCATTTTAACGAAATCATAAGCCAGTTTTTGTTTCTTCGAATCTTTGTAGACACCTAACCATGTACCGCCCCAGAAGTACGGGCTTGGTCCGCTTGTGACAGCCCAGTCACCGGCTGATTTCTTCGCGTTTTCTTTTAGGACACTATGTAAGCCCCATGTCGGAAGGACATACGAGAAGATTTCTGTTTCGGTTTCTTTACCGTTTTCTTTGACTTTGACCGGCTTATCCATACCGGCGAACCATGATGGTGACCACTCCGGCGCAAGTGCCGTGTATTGTTTTGTCCGTAACTCTTTCGCGTAATCCATGTAGTTTTTCTTGTCTTCTGTCACGACGAGTTCCTGTTTGTCGTTGACCCAAGCTTCCGGCTCATTTCCTTGTGCGAACCAACGGATCGATCCTTCATCCGGGAACATTTTGTAGCCTTTGCCTTTCATCTTCTCAGCGACTTCGAAGACGCCGTCCATCGAGTTCATCATCGCCCCGATTTCTTTTGGATCATCTGTGCCGAGAACTTTTTTCGCGATGCTGCGTTTGTAGTAGACGCCACCTGGTGTCGTTTGCCATGACAGGGCACGAACGTTACCGTCTTTGTCTTTCCCCATGTCATAGACATACGGGATATAGTCGTCTTTGACTTCGCCTGCGTTAAACGGTTTTTCTGAGAGATTCGCCCAGTAGCCGGCATCGACCCATTGCTTCAAGAAGGCGATTTCACCTGTGAAGATATCCGGTGCACCGACGCCGCTCTCAAGTGCCGGTTTTAATTTTGTCGGGTAATCCGCGATCGGAACGATTGTCAATTCGACTTTGACGCCGTTTTTCTCTTCGAATTTCTTGATTGGTTCTTTTAACTCATCCGTGAACGACCAGATTTTAAGAACTTCCTTGCCGCCGCTCGTTTTTTCCTCTTCGCCACCTGAACATCCTGCTAAAACGCTTGCTGTTAATGCGCCGATTGTTAATACGCTGACAAACTTCTTCTTCATGTCATCCCATCCTTCTCATCTGTTGGTAGTCCCCTAAGTAAGCGGTCTCATTTATTATCCAAAAATATCGAAAGCGCTTTCGTAAATAGTCTGAAAAAAGTTCCGAAAGCCCTTTCGGAAACGTACAAAAAAATATCATGTATTTCGAAACCGCTCTCGCGTTTTCTCGAAGACAACCTGCGAGAGCGATTCCGAAAAAAATTATGGTTTTACGGGTCCTGTCGACTGACGGACGATCAAGTCGACTGGAATGATATCCGTCGTCATGACACGTCGTTTGTTGACGATTTGTTCGATTAACAGTTCTGCTGCATGCTGCCCGATCCGTTCCGTGTCTTGCCGGACCGTCGTCAGCTTAGGTGTGACGTATTTCGACATTTCGATATCATCGTAACCGACGACGGAAATGTCGTGCGGTACCTGGAGGCCCGCTTCATGAATCGCTTCCATCGCCCCGATCGCCATTTGGTCACCTGCGACGAAGACCGCGGTCGGACGTTTTGGTAAAGCAAGCAACGTCTGCATCGCTTGTTTTCCTTCTTCGACCGAGAAAAATCCGCCGTTGATCAGATAGCCGTCTGGAATCGGTAAGCCAAGTCGATCCATCGCCTGTTTGTATCCTTCGATTCGTGCCAGTCCCGCATCAATCGTCATATCGCCTGCGATATGGGCAATCAAACGATGTCCCAGTTCGTAGAGATGGTTGACGGCGAGTGTCCCGCCGGATAAGTTATCCGAGAAGACGACACTGCAATCGGTGCTGTCCATGTCGACGACAACGATTGGAATCGAACTTTGAATCAGTTCCTGCACATGCTTGTCCATTTGATCGGAACAGATGACGACGATGCCGTCGACCGCCCGATGCTGGAAATGCTCGAGGTAACTCATGTCCCGATTGCGCAGATTCCGCGAGGCGAAGATCAAGTCATAGCCTTGCTGCTCCGTTGCTTTCCGGAAACTTTCAATGATTGCGTTGAAGAATGGATGCATCATCCCGACTTCGTTTGCTTCCGAGAACATGACCCCGATCGTCCAGGATCGTTTCGTCGAGAGCGACTGAGCGTGGGCGTTTGGCAAGTAGCCCATATCGGCTGCCGCCTGAACGATTTTCGCTTTTGTCTTCTCACTGACGTCGGAATAATTATTTAAGGCTTTTGAGACCGTCGTGATCGAAAAACCGGTTATTTTCGCTAAATCATAAATTGTACCCATGTAACCACTCCATTTCACCGAAAGCGCTTTCGATAAATTTAGTATAGACGGTGATTTGGAAAGATACAACCATTTTTTTAGAATTTAATCGGAATTCAAAAAATAAATGATATCGCTTTCATTTTTAATCAGAAATCCCTTTAAATAAGAACAAACGTTTGGTATACTATAAGTATCAGCCAACCGTGCCTAAAATAGAGAGGAGCATCTATATGCCGATTACTCCCTACCTTGTGTTCAACGGTAATACCCGTGAGGCGATCCATTACTATGCCAACATCTTTGGTCAAGACATTCCTGACATCATGGAATTTGGTCCCGGCAATGGTCCGGACGGTCAACCGTTTGAAAAAGACGTCCAGTCGCTTGTCCTGCATTCGCAATTAATTATTCACGGCACACGCGTCATGTTTTCCGATGCGATGCCGCATGATCCGGTGGCGATCGGACAAAATGTCACGCTGGCTCTGCATCTGCCGGACATCCAAGTCATTCACGAGACATTCGATAAGCTCGCGCAAGACGGCAATATTATCATGCCGATCCAAAAAACGTTTTGGAGTGAAGCCTACGGTATCGCTGAAGATCCGTTTGGTGTTCAATGGCAGTTGAACCATGAAGTGAGTGAAGTGATAGCGTAAAGTTCTTTATTCAGTATTTCAGTATGTATCCTGGCCACTCACTTTCCTTAGGTGACTGACTAGAACGTTTATCTGAATACAAAAAAAAGACCCTCTAAAAATTAAAAATAACTTTTAGAAGGTCTTTTTGGTACTCAATTGTATATAATTAATTAAAGATAACCCATGCAGCCAAAAGAACGATTGCAATAATCCCCCAAAAAATGGTTTGTTTATTCATTTTTCTCATAATTTCACCTCATTTAACAAGCAGAATACCAACGTGATGGCACATAAACGTAGCAATCTAAGTAAACACCGCAACCTTTATCTTGCTTAATAAAAGTCCATACTCCTATGCCAGCGACAGCTGTTACAAGACTTGTAACCCACCCTGGTGGAGATAAAAAGTACCCAATTGTTGCATTTAAAGCAGCTGTAGCAGAACCATAAAGAACTAAGTTTGATTTCAACTTATTTACAAATTTATGTGACCAATAAACTTTAAGTCCCCACCACGTAAATTCCCAATCAAAGTTCTCTTTCTTATTAATAGCATATGTTGACATTCCTTTGCTAGGAGCAGATTGATTTGAAATAAATTTATCTCCAGAAACTTTTAAATCGGAACGATATTCTTTAACCTCACCATTTGTATTCGAAATTATTTTTTTTGCTTTTTTTATTTCTTTACTAGTTAGTTTTTGAACAGCAGACTTTTTCAACTGAAATTTTTCAGTATTATGATTTAAGTAAACATATGGAGTAACTTTCTGAATAAATTCATTTTTCTTTTGTTCTTCATTCTTTGAAGTAACTGATTTTGCAGAAACCCAAGAATAGTTTGACATAGAGATACTAAATACTACAATCAAAGCAGTGATTAAAACCCATATTTTTCTTTTAAACATTTTTGTTCCCCCAATTTCTTCTATATACTAAGTTCATCTGTAGATTATCATTAAAAAAATAAAAATAATAATTACAAAAGCGTAATAAAAAATTACATTTTTGTAATTATAATGGTTCATCATCATAAGTTATAGTGACTCATATTTAATATGTGATGAAGGCACCGTACGACGGGCAGTTCAACCCAAGAGTGACAGAATAGTTAGAGCGTTATCAGCTTCATCTATGTTGGACCTTTGGTGAAATTCGCAAAAGCGATCCGGATTCGTGAGGAAGCAATACGTCGAACTATCATATCCAGTCTATCGAACAGAGAAATGGAAGGAAAAATCGATAGATTTCCAAAAATGTTTTTGATTTAGATATCGTATTATATATAACTTCTAAAGCAGAAAGGACTGACATTTGAGTTGAAGAGCCTTTATTTTGAAAAACAAAAATTCAACTACGCTGATTTAACACGTAGTCGAACGCTCTACATAGACAATTATCCAATCGTTTATCTGTTGTATAACCGGTCAAAAGCACAAGCTTACGTCGGACAAACGGTTCAAAAAAATCAACGGTTAAAAGCCCATTTAAAAGATCCTCGTCGGAAGCAGCTCGACGAATCGATTTTAATTGGGCATGAACAGTTTAACCAATCGGCTACTTACAATATCGAATTCAATTTGATTAATTTTTTAATTGCAGATGGTCGCTATACACTGCAAAATGTCATCCAAACCGTCTCCCGCCAGATACACAACTACTTCCGAAAAGATTTTTTCAATGAGACGGTTTTTGAAAACATTTGGCAACAGTTACGCGAGGAGCAGATTGCGGAAGGAACACTCGATCAGTTACGAAACAAAGACGTCTACAAACTCTCTCCGTTTCGTGAATTGTCTGAGCAACAACTAGAAGTCAAAGAGGAAATCTTAAAATTTTGTAAAACAAAAATCATCGAAATGGGTCATCATGTCTTCATTGTCGAAGGCGACGCCGGAACAGGAAAAAGTGTATTACTCAGCTCCTTGTTCAATACGATCCAGGATTTAACGAAAGAAGCAGTTTCCTCACTGTATCAGACGGATAACTATCTGCTCGTCAACCATGGTGAAATGCTCAAGACGTATAAATCGATTGCCGGCAGCCTACCGAACTTAAAGAAAAAGCAGTTTTTAAAGCCAACACCCTTCTTAAATACATTAGATAAACAAAAGCGGACTGCTGACATCGTGCTCGTGGACGAAGCCCATCTGTTACTTACAAAAGAAGATGCCTACAACAATTTCCACCAACAAAATCAACTGCATGAAATCATTACACGCAGTAAAATTACAATTCTGATTTTTGATCCAAAACAAGTCCTCAAGATTAAAAGTCACTGGGGACGTACGACCTTACAGGACATCGTCGGTCCCTTTTCGACAAAGACGCTGCAATTATCTAATCAATTCCGGATGCAAGCGAGTCCGCAGACATTGCACTGGATTAATCGGCTGGTGGAACGCGAGCTCTTACCGATTCCGAGTGATTCAAATTATGATTTACAGGTCTTCGCGGATTCGGAAACCTTCAAGCAGGCAATTTTCTCGAAAAACGAACAGCACGGACTATCCCGAATTGTCTCGACGTTTGACTACCTGCATAAAAAAGATGGGGCCGACTACTTTGTTGACGAAGGCGGAATTAACCTTCCGTGGAATCGTACTTATCCCCATACAACATGGGCAGAACAACCGGAAACGATTCGAGAAGTTGGATCGATCTATACCATTCAAAGATTTGATTTAAACTACGTCGGTGTCGTCCTCGGTCCGTCGATTCAGTATGATGAAACGACTCAACAATTGAAGCTCGATCCAACGTCATATAAAGACACCGGGGCATTTGTTTCCCGTCAAGACTTGAGTCGATCAGAAAACGAACGTGCCAAGGAAGAAATCATTTTGAACTCCCTGAACGTCCTGTTGAATCGTGGCGTCAAAGGGCTTTATCTGTACGCAACCAATCCTCAATTACGCGCCCGATTATTACAACTAAAGTAGACACAGCTATGAATGAAATCAAAGCGTTAATACAAAAAATCGATGACTTCCGTGACGAACAAAACTGGCGACCACATCATAATCCAAAAGACTTAGCGATTTCTTTGTCAATCGAAGCATCCGAGTTACTCGAAGCCTTCCAGTGGCGGACCAGCGAAGAAGCGTGGGAAGAAAATCAGGAAAATATTAAAGAGGAAATTGCCGATGTGTTGATTTATGCGCTGACGTTGTGTAGTGAGTTGAATGTAGATGTAGAAGAGATTATGGTAGATAAGATTAGGAAGAATGGAGAGAAATATACACTTTAATTTATCAAAATAAGACTTTTAGTAGTTTCTACTAAAAGTCTTATTTTGATTGATACTACTCATTGCAACTTTATTTTCTAATTATTCTTCTTATATGATTATGCCAATTCCATTGACTTAACGACTTCCCCACTCACATAAAACTTCTCATCATTCCCTCGAACCTTAATATGATCTTCCCAGATATAAAATCTCCATTTTTCATCTTTTGAATAATCGAGAATCATATCTGCTGTCATCAACCGTCTCAGGTTTTTGAATTCTACAAAATATACTTTGTTGCCTTCAATTCGCACAGCCATGATCGCCATATCTGCACCATCCAAAATTTCAACTTGCTTCGTCGACAAGTCAAACCAACCATGCTCTTGATTGTGCAATTTACTTTCTGGCGTACATAAGATTACTGATTTATCATTACGCGTTGTTCCTTCATACATGATTTTCTTTTGTTTCATGATTGTAAGTACACAATCGTATCTTTCGCTAATCATTTTAACAACAGTTTCTTTTTCTGGTATCGACATCTATAAAACTCCCCATCACGTCTCGTGAATTATTTTATTAAAAATCAAAAATACATATATTTCTATTTTATCACTCTTCATCAATTCATTAGTCTAACTTGAAAAATAATGTTCAATCCGAAACAGAACAATATCCGTTATCCACTCCGTTAATACTCTACTATTTGTCTTAAAGTCTTGTTGAATAAATAATGTTCTTTGGTCTTTAGTTGTTTCAAACGGATATCCCATTTTTGGAAAGGGCTGTTGCTTCAGTAATGCTATTACCTTTGACTCATTGTACCCATCCTCAAAGACCTTCCCTTGCGCATCCTTTACTTC from Exiguobacterium sibiricum 7-3 includes the following:
- a CDS encoding GH1 family beta-glucosidase, whose amino-acid sequence is MKFAPNFVFGTATSSYQIEGAHDEGGRTPSIWDTFCDTDGKVFEKHNGDVACDHYHRFEEDIQHIKKLGVDTYRFSIAWPRIFPSKGQFNPEGMAFYKTLATRLQEEGIKPAVTLYHWDLPMWAHEEGGWVNRESVDWFLDFARVCFEELDDIVDSWITHNEPWCAGFLSYHLGQHAPGHTDMNEAVRAVHHMLLSHGKAVEMLKGEFNSATPIGITLNLAPKYAKTDSVNDQIAMNNADGYANRWFLDPIFKGQYPVDMMNLFSKYVHTYDFIHAGDLATISTPCDFFGINFYSRNLVEFSAASDFLHKDAYSDYDKTGMGWDIAPSEFKDLIRRLRAEYTDLPIFITENGAAFDDRLVDGKIHDQNRIDYVAQHLQAVSDLNEEGMNIAGYYLWSLLDNFEWSFGYDKRFGIIYVDFNTQERIWKDSAHWYANVIRTHKAALPQEA
- a CDS encoding carbohydrate ABC transporter permease — translated: MERNAEARRIVPQTEDQPERSERPLKLTPPPKQKKAWFGKSLIYVGLIALTIACIIPFLMMIINATRSNEEVLSGFSLIPGNSLAENYAALSSYVNIWSGFKNSLIIAVLVTVLSGYFSAMTAFGFAFYQFKGKNVLFVFMLVMMMIPGQLGLIGFYELSKNLGLLDSFIPLIVPAIASPFTVFFVRQYLQTVMHPSLIEAARMDGASEMRIFHTIALPMMMPAIATMSIFTFIGSWNNYIMPLVLLFSPEKYTLPVLMGFLKGSQVAENLGSLYLGIAISVVPIMIAFLFLSKYIVSSISAGAVKE
- a CDS encoding carbohydrate ABC transporter permease, translating into MKKLDRHGYLFIAPFWIVFLIFSIYPVALTFYYSFTNYTGAEGEQLVGLANYTRLLGDTYFIEAFFNTIKIWGLNFILQIGGALMLALLFSDLQLKLKGLAFFRATFYLPNLITISSVALLFGILLDWQHGSLNMMLMKIGLISEPINWLTQPVTAQISVSLILTWMWLGHSFIVVMAGVSGISKDYFEAALIDGATRWQIFSRITLPLLKPILLYIMITSLIGGLQLFDLPMLITDGVGAPDGALNTMVLYLYNQAFKYNNYGYAAAVAYGLFAITLVFSIIVFKGMFRKERSAKGA
- a CDS encoding ABC transporter substrate-binding protein, with the protein product MKKKFVSVLTIGALTASVLAGCSGGEEEKTSGGKEVLKIWSFTDELKEPIKKFEEKNGVKVELTIVPIADYPTKLKPALESGVGAPDIFTGEIAFLKQWVDAGYWANLSEKPFNAGEVKDDYIPYVYDMGKDKDGNVRALSWQTTPGGVYYKRSIAKKVLGTDDPKEIGAMMNSMDGVFEVAEKMKGKGYKMFPDEGSIRWFAQGNEPEAWVNDKQELVVTEDKKNYMDYAKELRTKQYTALAPEWSPSWFAGMDKPVKVKENGKETETEIFSYVLPTWGLHSVLKENAKKSAGDWAVTSGPSPYFWGGTWLGVYKDSKKQKLAYDFVKMMTQDEEFLTDWAKETGDVLAYKPVTDKIKTDFKDEFLGGQNNYEFFLDQADKITPGIVTKYDQQLDTLYGASVMEYVQGKKSKDEALAEFYKKVKNAYPDVKVPE
- a CDS encoding LacI family DNA-binding transcriptional regulator, encoding MGTIYDLAKITGFSITTVSKALNNYSDVSEKTKAKIVQAAADMGYLPNAHAQSLSTKRSWTIGVMFSEANEVGMMHPFFNAIIESFRKATEQQGYDLIFASRNLRNRDMSYLEHFQHRAVDGIVVICSDQMDKHVQELIQSSIPIVVVDMDSTDCSVVFSDNLSGGTLAVNHLYELGHRLIAHIAGDMTIDAGLARIEGYKQAMDRLGLPIPDGYLINGGFFSVEEGKQAMQTLLALPKRPTAVFVAGDQMAIGAMEAIHEAGLQVPHDISVVGYDDIEMSKYVTPKLTTVRQDTERIGQHAAELLIEQIVNKRRVMTTDIIPVDLIVRQSTGPVKP
- a CDS encoding VOC family protein, whose amino-acid sequence is MPITPYLVFNGNTREAIHYYANIFGQDIPDIMEFGPGNGPDGQPFEKDVQSLVLHSQLIIHGTRVMFSDAMPHDPVAIGQNVTLALHLPDIQVIHETFDKLAQDGNIIMPIQKTFWSEAYGIAEDPFGVQWQLNHEVSEVIA
- a CDS encoding DUF2075 domain-containing protein, with product MKSLYFEKQKFNYADLTRSRTLYIDNYPIVYLLYNRSKAQAYVGQTVQKNQRLKAHLKDPRRKQLDESILIGHEQFNQSATYNIEFNLINFLIADGRYTLQNVIQTVSRQIHNYFRKDFFNETVFENIWQQLREEQIAEGTLDQLRNKDVYKLSPFRELSEQQLEVKEEILKFCKTKIIEMGHHVFIVEGDAGTGKSVLLSSLFNTIQDLTKEAVSSLYQTDNYLLVNHGEMLKTYKSIAGSLPNLKKKQFLKPTPFLNTLDKQKRTADIVLVDEAHLLLTKEDAYNNFHQQNQLHEIITRSKITILIFDPKQVLKIKSHWGRTTLQDIVGPFSTKTLQLSNQFRMQASPQTLHWINRLVERELLPIPSDSNYDLQVFADSETFKQAIFSKNEQHGLSRIVSTFDYLHKKDGADYFVDEGGINLPWNRTYPHTTWAEQPETIREVGSIYTIQRFDLNYVGVVLGPSIQYDETTQQLKLDPTSYKDTGAFVSRQDLSRSENERAKEEIILNSLNVLLNRGVKGLYLYATNPQLRARLLQLK
- a CDS encoding nucleotide pyrophosphohydrolase, whose product is MNEIKALIQKIDDFRDEQNWRPHHNPKDLAISLSIEASELLEAFQWRTSEEAWEENQENIKEEIADVLIYALTLCSELNVDVEEIMVDKIRKNGEKYTL